Proteins co-encoded in one Dama dama isolate Ldn47 chromosome 2, ASM3311817v1, whole genome shotgun sequence genomic window:
- the KCNK7 gene encoding potassium channel subfamily K member 7, which translates to MGALRPWARYGLLAVAHLLALGLGATVLQALEGPPALRLQANLRAELATFQAEFGACLPPGALEELLGTALVAQAHGVSSLGNDSEARNWDLPSALLFTASLLTTTGYGHMAPLSAGGKAFCVAYAALGLPASLALVAALRHCLAPLLSRPGAWVAARWQLTPPRAALLQAVALGLLVVGVFVLLPALVLWGVQGDCSLLEAIYFCFSSLSTIGLGDLLPGRGSGLHPALYHLGQFALLGYLLLGLLAMLLTVETFSELPQVRAMVKFFGSSGPVNAEDEGAILGQDELALSTMPPSAAAPAQAPAC; encoded by the exons ATGGGGGCTCTAAGGCCCTGGGCCCGATACGGGCTACTGGCTGTGGCCCACCTGCTGGCCCTGGGGCTTGGGGCCACAGTGCTCCAAGCCCTGGAGGGGCCTCCAGCCCTTCGGCTCCAGGCTAACCTCAGGGCCGAGCTGGCCACCTTCCAGGCAGAGTTCGGGGCCTGCCTGCCACCTGGGGCGCTGGAAGAGCTGCTGGGCACCGCCCTGGTAGCCCAGGCCCATGGGGTTTCCAGCCTGGGCAATGACTCCGAGGCCAGGAACTGGGATCTGCCCTCAGCCCTGCTCTTCACTGCCAGCCTCCTCACCACCACGG GTTATGGCCACATGGCCCCGCTATCAGCTGGTGGAAAGGCCTTCTGTGTGGCCTACGCGGCCCTGGGGCTGCCGGCCTCCTTAGCCCTTGTGGCTGCCCTGCGCCACTGCCTGGCGCCTCTGCTCAGCCGCCCCGGGGCCTGGGTAGCCGCCCGCTGGCAGCTGACGCCGCCCAGGGCTGCGCTGCTGCAGGCAGTTGCACTGGGCCTGCTAGTGGTTGGTGTCTTCGTGCTGCTGCCAGCACTGGTGCTGTGGGGTGTGCAGGGAGACTGCAGCCTGCTGGAggccatctacttctgcttcagctCCCTCAGCACCATCGGCCTGGGGGACCTGCTGCCGGGCCGCGGCAGTGGCCTGCACCCGGCGCTTTACCACCTCGGCCAGTTTGCGCTTCTCG GTTACTTGCTCCTGGGGCTCCTGGCCATGCTGCTGACCGTGGAGACCTTCTCGGAGCTGCCTCAGGTCCGTGCCATGGTGAAGTTCTTCGGGTCCAGCGGCCCTGTGAATGCTGAGGACGAAGGTGCCATCCTAGGCCAGGACGAACTGGCTCTGAGCACCATGCCACCCTCAGCGGCGGCCCCAGCACAGGCCCCAGCTTGCTGA